aaatatcaaagtTTTAAGCATATTTGAGAttgtataataataaatattttattatttatattttaataagatataagtttattaaagatatgataaaagcatattaatgtatttatataaaacagaaaaaattatcaccaaatttttaaattggataagatgaaaAAAGAATAGtggtttatataatttcaaatttgtaataatatttcaaaaagtcatttttatttagttGTTAGTATGCCCATTTAAAATGGTATCACAGTACGGTTTGAGTTCCgaaataaacatatttaaaatatatatatatatatatatatatatatatatataccaaaatgACATCATCTTATCTttttaacggttgactaacttctTTTAAAgtaaatgtagatttatgcacttttaaaaatttcaggtagtttttcttaaattataattaagttgAAGTTGATTTTGGTACTGACCATTTGTTCGGGTCCTATATGGCACGACTGagagtgttggggtcgaaattgacatttttcctcgtatatcaaaacaacatttttttatcttgttaacgATTGACTAACTtttgttagagtcaatgtagatttaagcacgttttaagaagtttggatagttttttcaaattataattgagttgatgTCGTATTTGGCACTAAAAAATTATTCGGGTTGTATTTGGCACAACCTAAATTGTTGTGGTCGAAATTGACATTTTACccttaataaaaaaatgaatcgatttgataataaaatatccccaaaaaaagaaaaaaattcatagtatcccttatatattaaaggagaagcattgtaataaatgcctCACACTAAACTGGACACATGTCATCTGTAGAAGCATTGTCATAAATGCGTTAACACTAAAATGGACACATGTCACATGTAGAGAGATTCTCagccaaactctacataaatatgttcacactacGTACtttccgttttttaatataaaactcacatgcatggttcttctttacgttatttttactttttaccaATAGAGTTggacaaattattcataaattttgattcgatttgttatccgttttgattcgaacctaaaaatccggatatccatTACTCTacaaagcaaatcaaatactaaaatgtaatatccgtaaaaaaaacaaatcacaaatatcaatatttatagtaacgaatatccaatttgattcgttatatgcatatagatatacacacacatatatttaaagaattatatataagttatatattatagtttatataaattttacaacatttttgtttttaactaatttcattttaagaatttttttttcatgtattattttgaaaaaatgtcatttaatattaattagcagtatttttatatatttatcaaccatctttatatacttttacatacacatacatgtgcacattgacatgagcaccttataactaaggaggtgttattggtttatatatttttattgatttagaaatccatatagtatttataaatccaagtaaaatatacaaattttcaagttttctcggattagtatttacaaatccggaggttttccttCGGATTTGGGCCTTTGTATTTTTCACAAAGAAATCCatgcaaatccattcaaatacattatgaaatcaaatctattagtaaatccgtatgattgaataacacttgatttgaattagaatttatgaattattaaaCGAATAACACTTGATATGAATTAGAATTTATGATACATTAAacgaataacacatgatttcaatacatattttaaaatcatagaaccaataacactagatttagtttggatttttaaatccatcaaaatacaccaaccaataacccccactaagtatttaccaaaacttaaatatctaatttttttggaagttaaaatagttttttttcttaatgcttctttcacgaacgaccaaattgtagtaaaatgatttgtcttaataattttttttttttttttaactattatccatttagaaactataatatgaaaccattggttcgaatcacgactatctaagattcataacatgaaaacaaacaaataatagtaatttttgattaacacatgaaaaaaaaaaacaaaaacatcaaatattttaaccgaacaaaccaaataaatattgatttaaaatgatagttatattttaagagattaaaaactaaaaaacaatcTAAAACCGAAtcgatatccagattaaacagattaatgtttcattattaaaaaataacaaaactaataatcacatttcGCGCAAGACGCGGATTATTACCTAGTTTCTTGTACTCTGCTATCAAATCCTTCGCAAAAAaacgaaatatatatatatatttttttaaatatgggtCAAGAGTCTCATGACATGTTATTGTTAACATGGACACTAGCATGCATGACCGTATTGCATACAGGGCATGACTGTAACAGAGCCGATCCACAAACTGTACACAAACACAAGTGACGGCAAGGCAGCACCAATACACTAGCCGTTCTTTCACCGCACCGTTTGCATCCTCTTGTGACCGCCGTGACATCACCACCATCAGCACCGTCGCAGCTCCCGCAGCTGGATACCGTATCCTCTTCTACCGGAGGACGAAAAACATCTCCGCCGGCTGCTGCGGTCGCCGGAAACTCGTCGACCTGAGCGAGAACATGTTCAAGATTTGACCGGAGAGTGTTAGCTGTAGCTTCATTGGTCTGAGCGAGGTCACGCAAGGTCTGATTCTCGACGTAGAGACTCTTCACTCGTTCTTGCAAAACATAGTTTAGTTTCCCCATTCGGACGATCTCGTCGTCTCTCTGTTTAAGCTTTTTGACAAACGCGGACTGAACCGCTGACGCTAAGGATAACGTTTGCGTTCTCTGCCTCGCTTCTAACTCCAATCTGAGCGTTTGCGTTTGCTGTGTGGCGAACAGATCGATATCTGTTTGTTGCTGCTGGACCTGAGAAACGAGTTGTGCCTCAATTAGAGACTGTGGCGGGGCAAACGCAACGGACCTACGTTTCTGAGCTGTCATTAGAGCGTTGGAGTCAAGCGCATAATCTCTCTGTCGTTTAAATATCGCTGGAGATTGGTTGAAATGGTATTTGTTGAAGCTTGGTGCGGTTTGAACTGGATCTGCGGCGCGAGACTGCATGTGCTGTAACTGCCGGTCTCCGAATATCACCGGAAAACCGACGGGGATGATTTGATTGTTCATGTGACGTTTAGAGAGGAGAGAGGACTAGTTGTGGCTACGAAAACAAAGGATGTGGCTTTTATATAAggtcaaaatatttaaattaagagatttgttcatatcattttatttttagaaacaGAATAATTTATCATTTCCAACTTTACAATTAAATTACTTATTAGTATATAATCTGAACAAACAC
The Brassica napus cultivar Da-Ae chromosome A1, Da-Ae, whole genome shotgun sequence DNA segment above includes these coding regions:
- the LOC106432449 gene encoding BOI-related E3 ubiquitin-protein ligase 1-like, with amino-acid sequence MNNQIIPVGFPVIFGDRQLQHMQSRAADPVQTAPSFNKYHFNQSPAIFKRQRDYALDSNALMTAQKRRSVAFAPPQSLIEAQLVSQVQQQQTDIDLFATQQTQTLRLELEARQRTQTLSLASAVQSAFVKKLKQRDDEIVRMGKLNYVLQERVKSLYVENQTLRDLAQTNEATANTLRSNLEHVLAQVDEFPATAAAGGDVFRPPVEEDTVSSCGSCDGADGGDVTAVTRGCKRCGERTASVLVLPCRHLCLCTVCGSALLQSCPVCNTVMHASVHVNNNMS